In the Dioscorea cayenensis subsp. rotundata cultivar TDr96_F1 chromosome 12, TDr96_F1_v2_PseudoChromosome.rev07_lg8_w22 25.fasta, whole genome shotgun sequence genome, one interval contains:
- the LOC120273893 gene encoding CASP-like protein 2B1 translates to EFAEVALRGVVFGFGLVSALLIATDSQVRTIFSVEKKARFTDMKALVFLVVANGLAVVYSLIQGFRCIMNMVKGGMLLSKPLAWAIFSCDQIMAYVTVAAVAAAAQTAVLGDLGQRQLQWMKICNLYGKFCNKVGEGIVIAFLVSLSMQCLSCISAFKLFRLYNNINK, encoded by the exons GAATTTGCAGAGGTGGCATTGAGAGGTGTTGTATTTGGGTTTGGACTTGTTTCCGCTCTTCTTATTGCAACTGATTCACAAGTGAGGACCATCTTCTCTGTGGAGAAGAAGGCAAGGTTTACTGACATGAAGGCCTTGGT GTTTTTGGTGGTGGCTAATGGGTTGGCAGTAGTGTATAGTTTGATACAAGGATTTAGATGTATTATGAACATGGTCAAAGGGGGCATGTTATTAAGCAAGCCATTGGCTTGGGCAATCTTCTCTTGTGATCAG ataATGGCGTATGTGACGGTGGCGGCTGTGGCTGCGGCGGCGCAGACGGCGGTGCTTGGAGACCTTGGCCAGAGACAACTACAATGGATGAAGATATGTAATTTGTATGGAAAGTTTTGCAACAAAGTTGGCGAAGGAATTGTAATTGCATTTCTTGTGAGTTTGAGCATGCAATGCTTGTCTTGCATCTCTGCCTTCAAACTCTTCAGACTctataacaacatcaacaaataG
- the LOC120274057 gene encoding F-box protein SNE, producing the protein MEVCGVPPEQDKTKGFSINDNADLLAEILSRLDGRSLGVAACVCRLWSGVCRRDTVWEALCTRHVSGGAATARAVVAALGGYRRLYRLCMGPVLERLPPARRDEAGHVSLSLSLSLSLFSIDCYERLGGRQRSSLLFLRNTVDVS; encoded by the coding sequence ATGGAAGTGTGTGGTGTCCCGCCGGAGCAGGATAAGACCAAGGGTTTCTCCATTAATGACAACGCCGACCTGCTAGCCGAGATCCTGAGCCGGCTTGACGGCCGCTCACTGGGTGTGGCGGCTTGCGTGTGCAGGCTATGGAGTGGAGTGTGCCGCAGGGACACCGTATGGGAGGCTCTGTGCACGCGCCACGTGTCCGGCGGCGCGGCTACGGCTCGAGCCGTGGTGGCGGCTCTCGGCGGTTACCGGCGGCTTTATCGGCTTTGCATGGGGCCGGTGCTGGAGCGGCTCCCGCCGGCTCGGAGAGATGAAGCTGGACACGTGTCACTATCTCTTTCGCTCTCGCTCTCACTGTTCTCTATTGATTGTTATGAGCGGTTGGGTGGGAGGCAGAGATCATCGTTGCTGTTTTTGAGGAATACCGTGGATGTATCCTAG